The following are from one region of the Prionailurus bengalensis isolate Pbe53 chromosome A2, Fcat_Pben_1.1_paternal_pri, whole genome shotgun sequence genome:
- the ABHD17A gene encoding alpha/beta hydrolase domain-containing protein 17A, producing MNGLSVSELCCLFCCPPCPGRIAAKLAFLPPEPTYSLVPEPEPGPGGAGAAPSGTLRASAGSPGRWKLHLMERADFQYSQRELDTIEVFLTKSSRGNRVSCMYVRCAPGARYTVLFSHGNAVDLGQMSSFYIGLGSRINCNIFSYDYSGYGVSSGKPSEKNLYADIDAAWQALRTRYGISPDSIVLYGQSIGTVPTVDLASRYECAAVVLHSPLTSGMRVAFPDTKKTYCFDAFPNIEKVSKITSPVLIIHGTEDEVIDFSHGLALYERCPKAVEPLWVEGAGHNDIELYSQYLERLRRFISQELPSQRA from the exons ATGAACGGCCTGTCAGTGAGCGAGCTCTGCTGCCTTTTCTGCTGCCCACCCTGCCCCGGCCGCATTGCTGCCAAGCTCGCCTTCCTGCCGCCGGAGCCTACCTACTCGCTGGTGCCCGAGCCCGAGCCGGGGCCCGGTGGAGCTGGGGCCGCCCCCTCGGGGACCCTGCGGGCCTCCGCCGGCAGCCCGGGGCGCTGGAAGCTCCACCTGATGGAGCGTGCTGATTTCCAGTACAGCCAGCGCGAGCTGGACACCATCGAGGTCTTCCTGACCAAGAGCAGCCGGGGCAACCGCGTCTCCTGCATGTACGTGCGCTGTGCGCCCGGCGCCAG GTACACGGTTCTCTTCTCGCACGGCAACGCGGTGGACCTGGGCCAGATGAGCAGCTTCTACATCGGCCTGGGCTCGCGCATCAACTGCAACATCTTCTCCTACGACTACTCGGGCTACGGGGTGAGCTCGGGCAAGCCCTCCGAGAAGAACCTGTACGCCGACATCGACGCCGCCTGGCAGGCGCTGCGCACCAG GTACGGCATCAGCCCGGACAGCATCGTCCTGTACGGGCAGAGCATCGGCACGGTGCCCACCGTGGACCTGGCCTCTCGCTACGAGTGCGCTGCAGTGGTGCTGCACTCGCCGCTCACCTCAGGCATGCGCGTTGCCTTCCCCGACACCAAGAAGACCTACTGCTTCGATGCGTTCCCcaa CATCGAGAAGGTGTCCAAGATCACGTCACCGGTGCTCATCATCCACGGCACGGAGGACGAAGTAATCGACTTCTCCCACGGGCTGGCGCTCTATGAGCGCTGCCCCAAGGCCGTGGAGCCGCTGTGGGTGGAGGGCGCCGGGCACAACGACATCGAGCTCTACAGCCAGTACTTGGAGCGCCTGCGCCGCTTCATCTCCCAGGAGCTGCCCAGCCAGCGCGCCTAG
- the ADAT3 gene encoding probable inactive tRNA-specific adenosine deaminase-like protein 3 — MDPAPGLAEQRGDEEAASPQPAPVPWQALPVLSEQQSQDVELVLAYAAPVLDKRQTSRLLKEVSAVHPLPAQPHLKRVRPSRDASRPHALEILLCLAGPAPGARSLAELLPRPAVDPRGLGQPFLVPVPARPPLTRGQFEEARAHWPTSFHEDRQVARALAGRLFSVQEQAAMQGHMERAVWAAQQAAARGLRAVGAVVVDPSSGRVLATGHDCSSAASPLLHATMVCIDLVARGQGRGAYDLRPYPACSFAPAVVVPQGVRAGSVRKLEEDGDARGDSLPYVCTGYDLYVTREPCAMCAMALVHSRVQRVFYGAPSPDGALGTRFRIHARPDLNHRFQVFRGVLEAQCRRLHPFV; from the coding sequence ATGGACCCCGCCCCGGGCCTCGCGGAGCAGCGTGGGGACGAGGAGGCCGCGAGCCCCCAGCCAGCGCCTGTGCCGTGGCAAGCCCTCCCGGTCCTGTCCGAGCAGCAGTCCCAGGACGTGGAGCTGGTGCTGGCCTACGCCGCGCCCGTCCTCGACAAGCGTCAGACCTCGCGCCTCCTCAAGGAGGTGTCGGCCGTGCACCCGCTGCCCGCCCAGCCTCACCTCAAGAGGGTGCGGCCCAGCCGCGATGCCAGCCGCCCGCACGCACTGGAGATACTGCTGTGCCTGGCGGGGCCGGCCCCGGGTGCACGATCGCTGGCCGAGCTCCTCCCGCGGCCGGCCGTGGACCCTCGCGGCCTGGGGCAGCCCTTCCTGGTGCCCGTGCCCGCCCGGCCGCCCCTGACCAGAGGCCAGTTCGAGGAGGCGCGCGCCCACTGGCCCACGTCCTTCCACGAGGACAGGCAGGTGGCCCGTGCCCTGGCCGGACGGCTCTTCTCGGTGCAGGAGCAGGCGGCGATGCAGGGCCACATGGAGCGGGCCGTGTGGGCGGCGCAGCAGGCGGCCGCCAGGGGCCTGAGGGCCgtgggggcggtggtggtggaCCCGTCCTCGGGCCGCGTGCTGGCCACGGGCCATGACTGCAGCAGCGCGGCCAGCCCCCTGCTGCATGCCACCATGGTGTGCATCGACCTGGTGGCCCGGGGCCAGGGGCGCGGCGCCTACGACCTCCGCCCCTACCCTGCCTGCTCCTTCGCCCCGGCCGTCGTCGTCCCCCAGGGCGTCCGCGCGGGCTCTGTGCGCAAGCTGGAGGAGGATGGGGACGCGCGCGGGGACAGCCTGCCCTACGTGTGCACCGGCTATGATCTCTACGTCACCCGCGAGCCCTGTGCCATGTGCGCCATGGCCCTGGTACACTCCCGCGTGCAGCGCGTCTTCTACGGGGCGCCGTCGCCCGACGGTGCGCTGGGCACCCGCTTCCGCATCCACGCCCGGCCGGACCTCAACCACCGCTTCCAGGTGTTCCGTGGTGTTCTGGAAGCCCAGTGCCGCCGGCTGCACCCCTTCGTGTAG